Part of the Geodermatophilus obscurus DSM 43160 genome is shown below.
TGTGCCATAAGTGACTGTCTTTTCGGCGAACGGCTTATCCTCAAGATTCTTATTGAGCCCCTTTTCCAGAAGTGCCATGTTGCCCAGCGTCTCGACGTAAGTGGCCTTGACTGCGTCGTTCTTGGCCTCCGCTCGAGGCATCAAGTGCTCTAGGGTCACCGTCCTGCTACTCCAATCGGGCATCCCGTCGAGGGGCATGCTGAGCTTGACGCGGTGTGCGCGCTCCAGCATGGCGAGCAGGTACTTCGCCCTTGTGAGCGGAACGTTACCAAAGGCGCGAAAATTGTCCGTAAACTCTCGGTCGCCAACAATCAGCGTCGAAAGGGCGGCTCGCACCTCCTCTTGGTTCTTCGCGGTCTTGTTGCTGACGAGCTGGGCTGCTCGGCTGAACGCCTTCTCCGCAACGCTGCCTCCCAGACGCCCAGCAAATAGGGCGCGGATTGACCAGTTGGTCACCTTGGTAAAAAATCTAGCAGCTTTGTCTTTGTCGTCCGCCCAGGTGGCGAAGGTCGCCATGATCAATGGGTAGCTGCTTTCCAAGCCAAACCGGCGCATGGCAAGCACCGACTCGCGCATGTCAAAGTCCAGGGACTCCCACAGCGTGTTGTCGACGTCCTTAAGTGCGAGGTATGTGGCTCGGGCCGCGTCGAGTTGCTGGACGTATTTTTTTGCCTTCGACGGCCCAGTGCCGATGTCTTCCTGCAGCGCCTTGTACAATGCTCTGGTCGTCACGTGCCCGTTCCGGGACATGTAGTCATAGCGAAGGAACTTGACGAAATCCTCCGCTTTATCGAAGTCGCCGCTAATCTTCGTCCATGTAGCCTGCACGAGGGCGAAGTTGTGTTTCGCCTGACTGAACAGATAGTTTTTGAGCAGGTCGGCAGTTGTGAGGTCCGCGCCCCGATCGTTGAGCGTCTCGAAGATCACGTACGCTTCTGGCAGATCGGATGCGACCGCGACGAGCACCTGGACGTCCTCGTCCAACTGGGTAGTAATCTCGATGAGCCGCCTGTAGTCATCTTCTGCCGGCGCGAGCTCTCGAAGGTAGCGGCTCGCCTGCCGGTATGCGTCCGCAATCGAAGACGTGCCCTCGGCCGGCAGTGGCGCTCGCGCTAGTAGTAGGTCATACGCTGGCTGATCGGCCGGGTTTAGCACGATCCGCTCGACGAGCTCCTCCGCGTCCAGGTCGTATCCGCGAAGATAGGTCTCATCGATGTGCGTTGCGGACTTGTCCTTTTTAAAATCGCGGAGGGCGTCGCGGATGGCAACCAGGAGAATCGCGGTGGTCGCAAGCCTTTGCTGGCCGTCAACGATTTGCTGGCGGTGACTGTCGGTCGCATTGGCGAAGACGACCGTTCCGAGGAAGTAGCCGGTCTGTTTCTGGCGAGCAGTCGCTAGATCCGAGAGGAAATCTGCAACATTGCCCTCATCCCACGAATAGCTCCGCTGAAACGCCGGGACCTCCAGCAAGCGGTCCGCAAGAAGGTGGCTAATGCGGTCGTGGTCAAACTGTGTTGTGTCTGCCATAGTTCCCCCGATGATCATTCGCGCCTCGGAGGAGCGTAGTGCGAGCGCGCCGCTGGCGCGCTCTTGACCCGAGGAAGCAACGTAACTCGGGAGCCCTCGGGCCTCCTTCGTCCCCCTTCGTTTTTCACCTCGGGCGTCCTCCCCTAGGTGCTGGCGCAGGTCTGCGGGGAGTCCGTCAAGGGCGCAGAGCGGGCGAGGCGTGTGGTTCAAGATCGGTATTACGCTAGTTACCACATACGCCTCCCGGTTACCTCAGCACCGAGCTAGTACCGCGACCGGCAATCTTCGCCCTGAGCGGCCCACTATGGGACACCGCGAGCCCGCTGACGGGCGGCTCGACCGTCAGCCGCCCGTGGGTTGATGCCGGCTGCGGCGAGTGCAACGGGACGTCGCATGCTTCCTCGGTGAGTCGAAGCGCGAGGCGTGTCAGGTCGGGCCGGTAGGGGCTACCGGCTCACGCCTGCTTCGGGGGCGTCAGCGCGTCGGCCGGGTCGTGGGTGGCCGCCCAACTGGCGAGGAACCTCAGCGAGTCGTCGGCGGGTGAACCTGCTTCGGCGCTGAAGGCGATCAGCGACAGGCCGGGGTCGGCGGGTAGCTCCATGACCTCGTAGAACAGGTGCAGGTCACCGACGACGGGGTGATGGAAGGACTTGACCCCGGTGCGGTGCAGGCGGACGTCGTGGGCGGCCCAGCGGACCCGGAAGGCGTCGCTGCGGGTCGACAGTTCCCCGACGAGGTCGGTCAGCCCCTTGTCGTAGGGGTCGCGACCAGCCTGCAGGCGCAGCGTGGCCACGGCGTCGTCGGCCGCTCGTTCCCAGTCGATCCAGAAGTCGTGGGCGCGGGGATCGAGGAAGCAGAACCGGGCGTGGTTGACCGGTCGGGCCGAACCGGCGAACACGGGGGCGAACAGCGCCTTTCCCAGCGGATTCGCGGCGAGCAGATCGAGGGTCCCGCTGTTCACGATGGCCGGGACCTCGGTCATTCCGGCGAGGATGCGCGCCACGCTGGGCCGGACCTGCTGGACGGGGTGCGTGCGCCGGGCGCGGCCGACGGGGCCGGCGGCGCGGGCGAGGTCGGCCAGATGCACCCGCTCCGCCTCATCCAGCTGTAGTGCGCGGGCGAGAGCGTCGAGCACGCTCTCGGAGACGCCGCTGAGATCGCCCCGCTCGAGTTGGGCGTAGTACTCGACGCTCACGCCGGCCAGGTCAGCAACCTCGCTGCGGCGCAGGCCCGGCACGCGCCGGTTGCGGCTGTAGTGGGCCAGCCCGGCCTGCTCAGGGGTCA
Proteins encoded:
- a CDS encoding helix-turn-helix domain-containing protein, translating into MDNRDEVKAFLSTRRAKLTPEQAGLAHYSRNRRVPGLRRSEVADLAGVSVEYYAQLERGDLSGVSESVLDALARALQLDEAERVHLADLARAAGPVGRARRTHPVQQVRPSVARILAGMTEVPAIVNSGTLDLLAANPLGKALFAPVFAGSARPVNHARFCFLDPRAHDFWIDWERAADDAVATLRLQAGRDPYDKGLTDLVGELSTRSDAFRVRWAAHDVRLHRTGVKSFHHPVVGDLHLFYEVMELPADPGLSLIAFSAEAGSPADDSLRFLASWAATHDPADALTPPKQA
- a CDS encoding DUF262 domain-containing protein, translating into MIIGGTMADTTQFDHDRISHLLADRLLEVPAFQRSYSWDEGNVADFLSDLATARQKQTGYFLGTVVFANATDSHRQQIVDGQQRLATTAILLVAIRDALRDFKKDKSATHIDETYLRGYDLDAEELVERIVLNPADQPAYDLLLARAPLPAEGTSSIADAYRQASRYLRELAPAEDDYRRLIEITTQLDEDVQVLVAVASDLPEAYVIFETLNDRGADLTTADLLKNYLFSQAKHNFALVQATWTKISGDFDKAEDFVKFLRYDYMSRNGHVTTRALYKALQEDIGTGPSKAKKYVQQLDAARATYLALKDVDNTLWESLDFDMRESVLAMRRFGLESSYPLIMATFATWADDKDKAARFFTKVTNWSIRALFAGRLGGSVAEKAFSRAAQLVSNKTAKNQEEVRAALSTLIVGDREFTDNFRAFGNVPLTRAKYLLAMLERAHRVKLSMPLDGMPDWSSRTVTLEHLMPRAEAKNDAVKATYVETLGNMALLEKGLNKNLEDKPFAEKTVTYGTSAFQVTAALKEQQTWTKADVDKRARELASLAPLAWPL